The proteins below come from a single Leptotrichia sp. oral taxon 223 genomic window:
- the lepB gene encoding signal peptidase I, with amino-acid sequence MNMLLWGAFYLVASLFLLFFFFKEKQVIHWIRMKEDEILQKVPLGRNNGSFTAGNILTIVALIITSVFFVIVDKTPDSDIFIKVWGIYGVFIINTVFYILRKEHEWIFLLNLIMLFLSRLMFNIMDMNFHIYLGINVIISLILIYLFKELPKEKIDEQTILKEAVHENKKLEKILTEAKVKNENAEEIFKKIFPKENITVEERIEREKRKRSTFGKALSRIDNALIAIILVGLIQMFYIGNYVIPTGSMEPTIRIQDRVFTNMVKYHFSSPKVGHIIAFKEPMENKLMFTKRIVGAAGDTLQIAKGKMTITEFKIANIDKEPRDPEYNGDKKHDKLEEARYEKELKEYRDREVQEVGGAMIINGQESEILKRVTPQKLYLPEGILMNNKIYIPKKGDKVKLDKVIAIDKKFYETVKGGLVAETDWKSYYDGKGYKNLTGKEFLELIKTDKNFKDIIGSNDIYKANFNDVLTNKYYTFTLKVEGRDEMVMPIMDFKYDDELFKRLLNGETITLDKNYYMAMGDNTSNSQDTRYFGLVAEPRIKGELLVRWWPLTRIGLL; translated from the coding sequence ATGAATATGTTATTATGGGGAGCATTTTATCTTGTTGCATCGTTATTTCTATTATTTTTCTTTTTTAAGGAAAAACAGGTTATTCATTGGATAAGAATGAAGGAAGATGAAATATTGCAAAAAGTGCCGCTTGGAAGAAATAATGGAAGTTTTACGGCGGGGAATATTTTAACAATAGTTGCGTTAATTATTACATCAGTGTTTTTTGTGATTGTAGATAAAACACCGGATTCTGATATTTTTATAAAAGTTTGGGGAATTTATGGAGTGTTTATTATAAATACAGTGTTTTATATTTTAAGAAAAGAGCATGAATGGATTTTTTTACTTAATCTTATAATGTTATTTCTGAGCAGATTAATGTTTAATATTATGGATATGAATTTTCATATTTACTTGGGAATAAATGTTATAATTTCATTGATTCTCATTTATTTATTTAAAGAACTGCCAAAAGAAAAAATTGATGAACAGACGATTTTAAAGGAAGCTGTACATGAAAATAAAAAATTGGAAAAAATATTGACAGAGGCAAAAGTAAAAAATGAAAATGCGGAAGAAATTTTCAAAAAAATATTTCCAAAGGAAAATATTACAGTGGAAGAAAGAATTGAAAGAGAAAAAAGAAAAAGAAGTACGTTTGGAAAAGCGCTTTCGAGAATTGACAACGCATTAATTGCAATTATTCTGGTAGGGCTTATACAAATGTTTTATATTGGAAATTACGTAATTCCAACAGGTTCAATGGAACCTACAATTAGAATTCAGGACAGAGTTTTCACAAATATGGTTAAGTACCATTTTTCATCACCAAAAGTCGGACATATAATAGCCTTTAAGGAACCGATGGAAAATAAACTGATGTTTACAAAGAGAATAGTCGGGGCGGCTGGAGATACTTTACAAATTGCAAAAGGGAAGATGACTATAACGGAATTTAAAATTGCAAACATTGACAAGGAACCAAGAGATCCTGAATATAATGGCGATAAAAAGCACGATAAACTTGAAGAAGCAAGATATGAGAAAGAATTAAAAGAATATCGTGATCGTGAGGTTCAAGAAGTTGGTGGAGCAATGATAATAAATGGACAAGAATCAGAAATTTTAAAAAGAGTAACACCTCAAAAATTATATTTGCCTGAAGGAATACTTATGAATAATAAAATTTATATTCCGAAAAAAGGCGATAAAGTAAAGCTAGACAAAGTTATCGCAATTGATAAGAAATTTTATGAAACAGTAAAAGGCGGCTTGGTTGCAGAAACTGACTGGAAAAGTTATTACGATGGAAAAGGTTATAAAAATTTGACTGGAAAAGAATTCCTGGAATTAATAAAAACAGATAAAAACTTTAAAGATATAATTGGGAGCAATGATATATACAAAGCTAATTTCAATGATGTATTAACTAACAAGTACTATACATTCACTCTAAAAGTGGAAGGCAGAGATGAAATGGTTATGCCGATTATGGACTTTAAGTATGATGATGAGTTGTTCAAAAGATTGTTAAATGGTGAAACTATAACGCTTGATAAGAATTATTACATGGCTATGGGAGATAACACTTCAAATAGCCAGGATACAAGATACTTTGGACTTGTAGCTGAACCTAGAATTAAAGGGGAATTGCTTGTGAGATGGTGGCCTTTAACTAGAATAGGGCTGTTATAA
- the rplS gene encoding 50S ribosomal protein L19 yields MKEKLIELVEKDYLKADVPQFKAGDTVAVHYKVKEGNKERIQVFEGVVIRISGGSVAKNFTVRKVSQGIGVERIIPLNSPLVEKIEVKRIGKVRRAKLYYLRNLSGKAARIKEIRK; encoded by the coding sequence TTGAAAGAGAAATTAATCGAATTAGTAGAAAAAGATTACTTGAAGGCTGACGTACCTCAATTTAAAGCAGGGGATACAGTTGCTGTTCACTACAAAGTCAAAGAGGGAAACAAAGAAAGAATACAGGTTTTTGAAGGTGTAGTTATTAGAATTTCTGGTGGAAGCGTTGCTAAAAACTTCACAGTTAGAAAAGTATCGCAAGGAATCGGTGTAGAAAGAATTATTCCTTTAAATTCTCCATTAGTAGAAAAAATCGAAGTTAAGAGAATTGGTAAAGTAAGAAGAGCTAAATTATACTACTTAAGAAACTTATCAGGAAAAGCTGCTAGAATTAAAGAAATTAGAAAGTAG
- a CDS encoding arsenate reductase family protein, whose protein sequence is MNKIYCYPRCTTCKKAVKWLEENGIDYEYKHIVEETPSKENIKKYYKESGLPLKRFFNTSGNVYKELNLKEKLAEMSEDEQFELLASNGMVLKRPLLVGKDFVLVGFKEAEWIEKLK, encoded by the coding sequence ATGAACAAAATATATTGTTACCCAAGATGCACAACTTGTAAAAAGGCTGTAAAATGGCTGGAAGAAAATGGGATTGATTACGAATATAAGCACATTGTGGAAGAAACACCATCGAAGGAAAATATTAAGAAATATTATAAAGAAAGTGGATTGCCGTTAAAAAGATTTTTTAATACAAGTGGAAATGTTTATAAAGAGCTGAACTTGAAGGAAAAATTGGCAGAGATGTCAGAAGATGAACAGTTTGAGCTACTTGCAAGCAATGGGATGGTGTTGAAAAGACCGCTTTTGGTAGGGAAAGATTTTGTGCTGGTTGGCTTTAAGGAAGCTGAGTGGATTGAGAAATTGAAATAA
- a CDS encoding Fic family protein, with protein MNNYLELSKLYYQKANIEGELNKRFENPCVYKTSLYISPILRGERVSEEVELFFLPIKNVLMLQDEIIQNSRDILNLSNELPEVALNYCVREIMVNEIIKSNGIEGVYTTKKDVYDSMNSNKKYRFSGIVKKYKQITENKIEKINSAEEIRKIYDEVFSEEIMINPENQLDGKLFRKGLVYVTDSSMKNVHLGDSNEELILKHIQNLIIFMNKKDINFLLKACITHYYFEYIHPFYDGNGRFGRLIFSMYLARKLDVFTGLSLSYAIFSEKEKYSKLFLNTSNSKNFGEITFFLIGMLELIKKGQESIMKMLEDKMEKLNFSRNYLNNLDLSDLEKDIMFVYIQNHIFSNSDLEDKELCKIINMSRPTLKNNIEQLIKKEYLTKISKKPITHVLSDKLQKVID; from the coding sequence ATGAATAATTATTTGGAATTGTCAAAATTATACTATCAAAAAGCTAATATTGAAGGAGAATTGAATAAAAGATTTGAAAATCCATGTGTTTATAAAACATCCTTATATATTTCGCCAATTTTACGAGGAGAAAGAGTTTCGGAGGAAGTGGAATTGTTTTTTTTACCAATAAAAAATGTATTAATGTTACAAGATGAAATAATCCAAAATAGTAGAGATATTTTAAATTTGTCTAACGAACTGCCTGAAGTGGCTTTAAATTATTGTGTAAGAGAAATTATGGTTAATGAAATAATAAAAAGTAATGGTATTGAAGGGGTTTATACAACAAAAAAAGATGTGTATGATAGCATGAATTCCAATAAAAAATATAGATTTTCAGGAATTGTAAAAAAATATAAGCAAATAACAGAAAATAAGATTGAAAAAATTAATTCAGCAGAAGAAATACGAAAAATATACGATGAAGTTTTTAGTGAAGAAATTATGATTAATCCAGAGAATCAATTAGATGGAAAATTATTTAGAAAAGGATTGGTTTATGTTACAGATTCCAGCATGAAAAATGTTCATTTAGGCGATTCAAATGAAGAACTGATACTGAAGCATATTCAAAATCTAATAATATTTATGAATAAAAAAGATATAAATTTCTTGTTAAAAGCGTGTATTACTCATTATTATTTTGAATACATTCATCCGTTTTATGATGGAAATGGACGATTTGGAAGACTGATTTTCTCAATGTATCTGGCAAGAAAATTAGATGTATTTACGGGATTGTCACTATCTTATGCAATTTTTTCTGAAAAGGAAAAATATTCAAAGTTATTTCTGAATACTTCAAATTCTAAAAATTTTGGTGAAATAACATTTTTTCTTATAGGCATGTTGGAACTAATAAAAAAAGGACAAGAAAGTATAATGAAAATGCTGGAAGATAAAATGGAGAAATTGAATTTTTCGAGAAATTATTTGAATAATCTTGATTTAAGCGATTTGGAGAAAGATATAATGTTTGTATATATTCAAAATCATATTTTTTCTAATTCTGATTTAGAAGATAAAGAATTATGTAAAATAATAAATATGAGCAGACCTACACTAAAAAATAATATAGAACAATTAATAAAAAAAGAATACTTGACAAAAATTTCTAAAAAACCAATAACACATGTTTTAAGTGACAAATTACAGAAAGTTATTGACTAA
- the sppA gene encoding signal peptide peptidase SppA, whose amino-acid sequence MFILKMLLEIVIMLILCVILNLIFMKKILRVKNKKKLPLKKVKTVVFDVKKLKEDVAMPALKGKEKLSYYQILQGLNNLAEDKNIKKVIIDVDKLNLTLSQLEEISKIFDKIRKNKEVVAIGTLFEESRYRQAMLADKIFMFDTRQSTLIFRGYLHKEFYLKSFLEKFGIRMNVLHIGDYKVAGEKYSHNQMSEEKKESIKNIKDKVFKDFVELVKSKRGTDIENEILSGNLIFAGKKKALEYKLIDGVADYDEIGINYKEDTVSIEDYIIMSKNKKEKAKDTIAVINLEGVIDMKNPNKNITYDNVCEKLEELKEIKNLKGLVLRINSPGGSALVSEKIYKKLKKLTVPIYVSMGDLCASGGYYIATTGKKLFANNFTLTGSIGVVMMYPEVVGTIKKLDVNLEGFGKGAGFDMLNPFEELGEDSKEKLIHNMNEVYGEFKEHVMVARGMNDEELEKIAQGRVWLGSEAKNINLVDEIGTLEDCIKSMANDLRLDKYKVKTVKLTQTLKETLSDIKMPFVSEEIREKVEFLQGNMNKVLYYESDFQL is encoded by the coding sequence ATGTTTATTTTGAAAATGTTGTTAGAAATAGTAATAATGCTTATTTTGTGTGTGATTTTAAATCTAATTTTTATGAAGAAAATTCTTAGAGTAAAAAATAAGAAGAAATTGCCTTTAAAAAAGGTAAAAACTGTTGTGTTTGATGTAAAAAAATTGAAGGAAGATGTGGCTATGCCGGCATTAAAGGGGAAAGAGAAATTATCGTATTATCAAATATTGCAAGGATTAAATAATCTTGCGGAAGATAAAAATATAAAAAAAGTGATTATTGATGTGGATAAGTTGAATTTGACACTTTCCCAGCTGGAAGAAATTTCTAAAATTTTTGATAAGATTAGGAAAAATAAGGAAGTAGTAGCGATAGGAACGCTTTTTGAGGAAAGTCGATATAGACAGGCTATGCTTGCTGATAAGATTTTTATGTTTGACACAAGGCAGTCAACTCTTATTTTTAGGGGATATTTACATAAGGAATTTTATTTGAAGTCGTTTCTGGAAAAGTTTGGGATAAGGATGAATGTGCTTCATATTGGTGATTATAAGGTGGCTGGAGAAAAATATAGCCATAACCAAATGTCAGAAGAGAAAAAGGAATCAATTAAAAATATAAAAGATAAAGTTTTTAAAGATTTTGTGGAATTGGTAAAAAGTAAAAGAGGGACTGATATTGAAAATGAGATATTGAGTGGAAATTTGATTTTTGCTGGGAAGAAAAAGGCTTTGGAATATAAATTGATTGACGGTGTTGCTGATTATGATGAGATTGGGATAAATTATAAGGAAGACACTGTTTCAATTGAAGATTACATTATAATGTCAAAAAATAAGAAGGAAAAGGCGAAAGATACAATTGCTGTGATAAATCTTGAGGGCGTTATTGATATGAAAAATCCCAACAAAAATATTACCTATGATAATGTTTGTGAAAAACTTGAGGAATTAAAAGAAATAAAGAATTTGAAAGGGTTAGTATTAAGAATAAATTCGCCTGGTGGAAGTGCTTTAGTTTCTGAAAAAATATACAAGAAATTAAAAAAATTGACTGTGCCGATATATGTTTCAATGGGAGATTTGTGTGCAAGTGGAGGTTATTACATTGCTACAACTGGAAAAAAATTATTTGCAAATAACTTCACTTTGACAGGTTCAATCGGTGTTGTGATGATGTATCCTGAAGTTGTAGGAACAATAAAAAAGTTAGATGTTAATTTGGAAGGATTTGGAAAGGGTGCTGGCTTTGATATGCTGAATCCATTTGAAGAATTAGGAGAAGATTCAAAAGAGAAATTAATCCATAATATGAATGAAGTTTATGGCGAGTTTAAGGAACATGTAATGGTAGCCAGAGGAATGAATGACGAGGAACTTGAAAAAATTGCACAAGGAAGAGTGTGGCTTGGAAGCGAAGCCAAAAATATCAATTTAGTTGATGAAATTGGAACTCTTGAAGATTGTATAAAATCAATGGCAAATGATTTGAGGTTAGATAAATATAAAGTAAAAACTGTGAAATTGACACAGACTTTGAAGGAAACTTTGTCAGATATAAAAATGCCGTTTGTATCTGAGGAAATTAGAGAAAAGGTTGAATTTTTACAAGGGAATATGAATAAGGTTTTGTATTATGAGAGTGATTTTCAACTGTAG
- the uvrB gene encoding excinuclease ABC subunit UvrB translates to MDFKIHSKFKPTGDQPQAIQKIVENLEDGITDQILLGVTGSGKTFTVANVIEKINRPALIMAPNKTLAAQLYNEYKQFFPENAVEYFVSYYDYYQPEAYIMQTDTYIEKDSSINDEIDKLRHAATAALLNRRDVIIVASVSAIYGLGSPEAYKKRSIPIDVETGFERNELIKRLISLRYERNDIAFERGKFRVKGDILDLHPSYQDTGYRFEFFGDDLESISEINTLTGQKIRNIKRITIMPATHYLTNEDTKVMFEAIKKEMEERVHFFQKEGKLLEAQRIEQRTKYDLEMIEEIGYCKGVENYSRYLTGKGEGEAPDTLIDYFPEDLVVFLDESHISVPQINGMYKGDRARKQSLIDNGFRLPSAYDNRPLKFEEFFEKVPQAVYISATPSDYELEHSNGEVVEQLVRPTGIVEPSIDIRETKNQIDDLMDEIKTRTARKERILVTTLTKKMAEELTDYYLEYGIKVKYMHSDIDTLERTEIIRGLRKGEFDVLVGINLLREGLDIPEVSLVAILEADKEGYLRSRRSLIQTMGRAARNVEGHVILYADRITGSMQEAIDEVNRRREVQEKYNLEHNINPKSIVREIAESIVDYEIEKENEANKAIKQYKSEKDVEKEIKKLDKQIKKLAEELNFEEAIKLRDKMNELKKLLIEL, encoded by the coding sequence ATGGATTTTAAGATACATTCAAAATTTAAGCCCACTGGAGATCAGCCTCAGGCTATCCAAAAAATTGTGGAAAACTTGGAAGATGGTATTACAGATCAGATTTTGCTTGGGGTTACGGGTTCGGGAAAGACATTTACAGTTGCGAATGTTATTGAAAAAATAAATCGTCCAGCTTTGATAATGGCACCGAATAAAACACTTGCAGCACAGCTTTACAATGAGTACAAGCAGTTTTTTCCTGAAAATGCTGTTGAATATTTTGTGTCTTATTATGATTATTACCAGCCTGAAGCGTATATTATGCAAACTGATACGTATATTGAAAAGGACTCTTCAATTAATGATGAGATTGATAAATTACGGCATGCAGCAACAGCAGCACTTTTGAATAGAAGAGATGTTATTATCGTGGCTTCGGTTTCGGCAATTTATGGATTGGGATCGCCAGAGGCATATAAAAAGAGATCGATTCCGATTGATGTGGAAACTGGGTTTGAGAGAAATGAGCTTATAAAAAGGCTGATTTCACTTAGATATGAGAGAAATGATATTGCTTTTGAGCGTGGAAAATTCCGTGTGAAAGGTGATATTCTTGATTTACATCCATCTTATCAGGATACAGGATACCGTTTTGAATTTTTTGGAGATGATTTGGAAAGCATTTCAGAGATTAATACGCTTACTGGACAGAAAATTAGAAATATAAAAAGAATCACAATAATGCCTGCAACTCACTATTTGACAAATGAAGATACAAAAGTGATGTTTGAGGCAATAAAAAAGGAAATGGAAGAAAGAGTGCATTTTTTCCAAAAGGAAGGAAAACTGCTGGAAGCACAGAGAATTGAGCAAAGGACAAAATATGACTTGGAAATGATTGAGGAAATTGGTTATTGTAAAGGTGTGGAAAACTATTCCAGATATTTGACTGGAAAAGGTGAAGGAGAAGCGCCTGATACGCTGATTGACTATTTTCCAGAGGATTTGGTTGTATTTTTGGATGAGTCGCACATTTCAGTTCCGCAGATAAATGGGATGTATAAGGGAGATAGGGCAAGAAAGCAGTCTTTAATTGACAATGGATTCAGGCTTCCAAGTGCTTACGACAACCGTCCATTAAAATTTGAGGAATTTTTTGAAAAAGTTCCGCAAGCTGTGTATATTTCAGCCACTCCAAGCGATTATGAGCTGGAACATTCAAATGGTGAAGTTGTAGAGCAGCTTGTACGTCCAACAGGAATTGTAGAGCCAAGTATCGACATTCGAGAAACAAAAAATCAAATTGATGACTTGATGGATGAAATAAAAACAAGAACGGCAAGAAAAGAACGGATTTTAGTTACAACCTTGACAAAAAAAATGGCAGAAGAACTGACAGATTACTATTTGGAATATGGAATAAAAGTAAAATATATGCACTCTGACATTGACACGCTAGAAAGAACAGAGATAATAAGAGGCTTGAGGAAAGGTGAATTTGATGTTCTGGTTGGAATAAACTTGCTGCGGGAAGGGCTGGATATTCCAGAGGTTTCATTAGTAGCAATTTTGGAAGCAGACAAGGAAGGATATTTACGTTCCAGAAGATCTTTAATTCAGACAATGGGACGTGCTGCAAGAAACGTGGAAGGACACGTTATCCTATATGCTGACAGAATAACAGGTTCTATGCAGGAAGCCATTGACGAAGTAAACAGGCGGCGTGAAGTTCAGGAAAAATACAACTTGGAACACAACATTAATCCAAAATCAATCGTAAGAGAAATCGCAGAGTCGATTGTAGACTATGAAATTGAAAAAGAAAATGAAGCAAACAAAGCAATTAAGCAGTATAAGAGTGAAAAAGATGTGGAAAAGGAAATTAAGAAACTTGACAAGCAAATCAAGAAATTGGCAGAGGAACTTAATTTTGAGGAAGCTATTAAGTTGAGGGATAAAATGAATGAATTGAAGAAGTTGTTAATTGAACTGTAA
- the era gene encoding GTPase Era, whose product MKSGFITIVGRPNVGKSTLMNKLVKEKVAIVSDKAGTTRDQIKGIVNIGENQFIFVDTPGIHKPKHLLGEHMTNVALEALENVDLIMFMLDGTQEISTGDMFVNENVRSVNTPIVLVINKIDKMTDEEIEEKKKEIREKLGEFDEIITLTAEYAIGIHKIFEVAKKYLSNDVWFYPEDYYTDLPVNKIVVETVREKILHHTKDEIPHSVAVEIINVETKPTIRKYDINIYVERDSQKGIIIGKDGAMLKKIGIEARREIEHLIDLKVNLKLWVKVKKKWRKNKKFLDEMGYGK is encoded by the coding sequence ATGAAGTCAGGATTTATAACAATTGTTGGACGTCCAAATGTTGGGAAGTCTACGCTTATGAATAAGCTTGTGAAAGAAAAGGTTGCGATTGTGTCGGATAAGGCTGGGACGACTAGAGATCAGATAAAAGGGATTGTAAATATTGGAGAGAATCAGTTTATATTTGTGGATACGCCGGGGATTCATAAGCCTAAGCATTTACTTGGGGAACATATGACTAATGTAGCGTTAGAGGCACTTGAAAATGTGGATTTGATAATGTTTATGCTGGATGGGACACAGGAAATTTCAACTGGGGATATGTTTGTTAATGAAAATGTGCGAAGTGTAAATACACCAATTGTACTTGTTATTAACAAAATTGATAAAATGACGGATGAGGAAATTGAGGAGAAGAAAAAGGAAATTCGTGAAAAATTGGGAGAGTTTGATGAAATAATAACTCTTACGGCGGAATATGCGATTGGGATTCATAAAATATTTGAAGTTGCCAAGAAATATTTGTCAAATGATGTATGGTTTTATCCAGAAGATTACTATACAGATTTACCAGTAAATAAAATCGTTGTGGAAACAGTCAGAGAGAAAATTTTACATCATACAAAAGATGAAATTCCGCATAGTGTAGCTGTGGAGATTATTAATGTAGAAACAAAGCCTACAATTAGAAAATATGATATAAATATTTATGTTGAAAGGGATAGTCAAAAAGGTATTATTATTGGAAAAGATGGGGCTATGCTTAAGAAAATTGGGATAGAGGCTAGACGTGAAATTGAGCATCTGATTGATTTGAAGGTTAATTTAAAATTGTGGGTAAAAGTTAAGAAGAAATGGAGAAAAAATAAGAAATTTCTTGATGAAATGGGTTATGGGAAATAA
- a CDS encoding zinc ribbon domain-containing protein YjdM, whose product MSLSNCPKCGSEYVYEDGNMLVCPECFYEWAENGEESDDENVVKDSNGNILQDGDSVTIIKDLKVKGASSDLKRGTKVKNIRLIDDGIHNIDCKIDGFGAMKLKSEFVKKI is encoded by the coding sequence ATGAGTTTATCAAATTGTCCTAAATGTGGATCCGAATATGTTTATGAGGATGGAAATATGCTAGTTTGTCCAGAATGCTTTTACGAATGGGCTGAAAATGGAGAAGAAAGCGATGATGAAAACGTTGTAAAAGATTCAAACGGAAATATTTTGCAGGATGGGGACAGCGTTACAATTATTAAGGATTTGAAAGTAAAAGGTGCATCATCAGACTTGAAAAGAGGAACAAAAGTTAAAAATATAAGATTAATTGACGATGGGATTCATAATATCGACTGTAAAATAGATGGTTTTGGAGCGATGAAACTGAAATCGGAATTTGTGAAAAAAATATAA
- a CDS encoding ComEC/Rec2 family competence protein yields MKNGGNVENNTTTGQNNKKRDFENIRFRKIVKKSNKNKNLKNSGNTKVSKNNNSSKTQENVNKFENKEFDKYILEMQKLREKEARKKHIKSELSRKKQNLVKFFNMQVGIEEVKRTWQFGILILAGIFLFAFYLNFVTFKGELSGENTLYVKIDGNRGSVLKVNNKYLKNQASIENKKGLEYGFYLMRYKIRKIVNKNGNIKIEGKLLGYKESRLNGVRKYILEIFDNLFITEENLYAFSRAAVLGEKAEVSKDMKDKFKYTGLAHLIVISGTHISLVVIGIVKILDGLSLGYRFKYLMALVALTFYCALIGFSPGILRAYIMGAMMILARILFEQEDSKKSLLVSFIVIIVLNPYSLFDISMQLSYAAVVAIIFVNPEFKKIYQEKILDKIKNEVLRNTVDLIFLSLTIQITSIPLFFYYFEKLPLFSFLLNIVGIPIGTVVIQCLFFIVLLNIFKLSLFNSSIVFVTEIIFKAFEGFIYAGSKIPLLQLNINGKAPLWTVFAYYGMLFFITFFIMPLFTAKIDMYSSSFNTETIK; encoded by the coding sequence ATGAAAAATGGGGGAAATGTTGAGAATAATACAACAACTGGACAAAATAATAAAAAAAGAGATTTTGAAAATATAAGATTTCGTAAAATTGTGAAAAAATCTAATAAAAATAAGAATTTGAAAAATTCTGGAAATACAAAAGTGAGTAAAAATAATAACAGTAGCAAAACTCAAGAAAATGTAAATAAATTTGAAAATAAGGAATTTGACAAATATATTTTGGAAATGCAAAAATTGAGGGAAAAAGAAGCTAGAAAAAAGCATATAAAATCTGAACTTTCACGCAAGAAACAAAATTTAGTAAAATTTTTTAATATGCAAGTTGGAATTGAAGAAGTGAAAAGAACTTGGCAATTTGGAATTTTAATTTTGGCAGGGATTTTTTTGTTTGCGTTTTATTTGAATTTTGTTACTTTTAAGGGGGAACTTTCTGGAGAAAATACACTTTATGTGAAAATTGATGGAAATCGTGGAAGTGTCTTGAAGGTTAATAACAAATATTTGAAAAACCAGGCGAGTATTGAGAATAAGAAGGGGCTTGAATATGGATTTTACCTTATGCGGTACAAAATTAGGAAAATTGTAAATAAAAATGGCAATATTAAGATTGAAGGGAAACTGCTGGGATATAAAGAATCACGATTAAATGGAGTCCGCAAATATATTTTGGAGATTTTTGATAATTTATTTATAACTGAAGAAAATTTGTATGCTTTTTCACGTGCTGCGGTTCTGGGAGAAAAGGCGGAGGTTTCTAAGGATATGAAGGATAAGTTTAAATACACGGGACTGGCTCATTTGATTGTAATTTCTGGGACTCATATAAGTCTGGTTGTTATTGGAATTGTGAAAATTTTGGATGGGCTGTCGCTAGGGTACAGGTTTAAGTATTTGATGGCACTTGTTGCACTCACTTTTTACTGTGCATTAATTGGATTCTCGCCAGGAATTTTACGTGCCTATATTATGGGAGCGATGATGATTTTGGCAAGGATTCTTTTTGAGCAGGAAGACAGTAAAAAATCCCTTCTGGTGTCGTTTATTGTTATAATTGTGCTAAATCCGTATTCACTTTTTGATATTTCAATGCAGCTTTCGTATGCGGCAGTTGTGGCAATAATATTTGTAAATCCTGAATTTAAGAAAATTTATCAGGAAAAAATTTTGGATAAAATAAAAAACGAAGTTTTGAGAAATACTGTAGATTTGATATTTTTAAGTTTAACAATACAAATTACAAGTATTCCATTATTTTTTTATTATTTTGAAAAACTGCCTTTATTTTCGTTTTTATTAAATATTGTGGGAATACCAATCGGAACAGTTGTTATACAATGTTTATTTTTTATTGTGCTTCTAAATATTTTTAAATTATCTTTATTTAACAGCTCGATTGTTTTTGTTACAGAAATTATTTTTAAGGCTTTTGAAGGATTTATTTACGCTGGGAGCAAAATTCCGCTTTTGCAGCTTAATATTAACGGGAAAGCACCATTATGGACGGTTTTTGCATATTATGGAATGTTATTTTTTATAACATTTTTTATAATGCCGTTGTTTACTGCAAAAATTGATATGTACTCAAGCTCCTTTAATACTGAAACAATAAAATAA
- a CDS encoding type II secretion system protein, which produces MRIKGNNKGFTLIEVLLYISITAILFMVVSVNLQKQRQNQEFAIQKRNISQFIRKIQQYAQHNRKEYVLDFKISEKTAYFLDEKNGKKDIVDKMKISKNLSYMTNNSNKNADFRRRTTNEGNFEKGFSVYLLDKKGEKIYYRISTNTINAAKYPIISIYRAKKPINLSDDYSKANLWEEEI; this is translated from the coding sequence ATGAGAATAAAGGGGAATAACAAGGGGTTTACACTCATTGAGGTTTTATTATACATTTCGATTACGGCGATTTTATTTATGGTGGTTTCTGTGAATTTACAGAAACAGAGGCAGAATCAGGAGTTCGCAATTCAAAAGAGGAATATTAGCCAGTTTATCAGAAAAATTCAGCAGTATGCACAGCACAACAGGAAGGAATATGTGCTGGATTTTAAAATATCTGAAAAGACAGCTTATTTTCTAGACGAAAAAAATGGGAAAAAGGATATTGTTGATAAAATGAAGATTTCCAAAAACTTATCTTATATGACAAATAATTCTAATAAAAATGCTGATTTTAGAAGACGTACTACAAATGAAGGGAATTTTGAAAAAGGATTTTCCGTTTATTTGTTGGATAAAAAGGGAGAAAAAATTTATTACAGAATTTCTACAAACACAATAAATGCGGCGAAATATCCGATTATAAGTATTTACAGGGCTAAAAAGCCGATTAATCTTTCGGATGACTATTCAAAGGCTAACTTGTGGGAGGAGGAAATTTAG